The Malus domestica chromosome 06, GDT2T_hap1 genome has a segment encoding these proteins:
- the LOC139197077 gene encoding uncharacterized protein — protein sequence MKMNPERNRAKARASPVSGALCGPSTVINKQGSLYLHRHPDAVLNEQGGYRNFFSNDFTQSCLGAYAPINFTRDTQKKYFDPIRRGRVKKLGQKGRVQESKMRLGTWNIGTLTGKSMEVVEVMVRRRINIMCLQETKWVGRKAKDLENSGFKLWYSGTNRTRNGVGIIVDKTLTQDVVDVKRVGDRIMAIKIVIGQELINVISAYAPQVGLDTSSKEKFWEDLGDLVQGIAQTEKLFIGGDLNGHVGRETGNYGGFHGGHGFGERNEDGEAILDFAMAYDLFLANTFFKKREEHVITYKNGSSKTQIDFLLMRKGDRITCKDCKVIPGESVANQHRLLVMDVHIKRVRKKNKTWKCPRTRWWNLKEEKQAIFKEKVITQCVWDREGEANQM from the coding sequence atgaaaatgaatccagaacgaaatcgcgctaaagctagggcgtcacccgtaagtggcgcgctgtgtggcccgagcacagtgataaataagcaagggtcgctgtatctccatcggcacccggatgcagtgttaaatgagcaagggggctatagaaacttcttttcgaacgacttcactcaaagttgtttgggagcatatgctcctatcaactttacacgggacacacaaaagaagtactttgatcctattagacggggaagggtgaagaagttaggacagaagggtagagttcaagagagcaaaatgcgtttaggaacgtggaatataggaaccttgacgggaaaatctatggaagtagtagaagttatggtgaggagaaggataaatattatgtgcctacaagaaactaagtgggttgggcgtaaggcaaaggatctagaaaactcagggtttaaactatggtattcgggcacaaatagaacgagaaacggtgttggcatcatcgtggacaagaccttgacacaagatgttgtagatgtcaagagggtaggagatagaatcatggcaatcaagattgtaataggacaagaacttatcaatgtgattagtgcgtacgcacctcaagtagggttggatacgagttcgaaggagaaattttgggaagaccttggagacttggtgcaaggaattgctcagacggagaagttatttataggaggagatttaaatggacacgtgggcagggagacaggcaactatggaggttttcatggtggccatggttttggggagagaaacgaggatggggaagctatcttggattttgcaatggcatatgatctcttcttagccaacaccttctttaagaagagagaagaacatgtgatcacctacaagaatgggtcgtcaaaaacacaaatagattttcttctaatgaggaaaggggatcgtataacttgtaaggattgcaaagttataccaggagagagcgtggctaatcaacatcgcttgttggtgatggatgtacatatcaaacgagtgagaaaaaagaacaagacttggaagtgcccaaggactagatggtggaatctaaaagaagaaaaacaagccattttcaaagagaaagtaatcacccagtgtgtgtgggatagagagggggaagctaaccaaatgtga